In Eublepharis macularius isolate TG4126 chromosome 4, MPM_Emac_v1.0, whole genome shotgun sequence, the following are encoded in one genomic region:
- the LOC129328042 gene encoding SMH class II histocompatibility antigen, beta-1 chain-like, whose protein sequence is MLSFLPGFQCTATRAQNCATRQPSGSPWVSGGGGVHAGLQQNGGGEERQPGAPWTALLPAASRGANGLGTPPPSAPEAASPSRPPLLSAAAHFLAQAKCECRFAHGAAGELRYLERHIYDRQEFVRFDSRRGRYEAVAELGEDWAAYWNSQPEILQNTRGAAQRFCRHNHEAWALLIAMQGSFFGGGPSPAKYLAS, encoded by the exons atgctttccttccttcctggatTTCAATGCACGGCGACCAGAGCCCAGAACTGTGCAACTCGGCAGCCCTCGGGCTCTCCCTgggtctcggggggggggggggtccacgcAGGCTTGcagcagaatggggggggggaggagaggcagcccgGAGCTCCCTGGACGGCGCTGCTCCCCGCGGCATCCCGAGGGGCGAACGGGCTGGGGACgcctccaccctctgccccgGAGGCCGCTTCACCGTCTCGCCCTCCGCTCCTCTCCGCAGCCGCCCACTTCCTGGCCCAGGCCAAGTGCGAGTGCCGCTTCGCGCACGGGGCGGCGGGCGAGCTGCGCTACCTGGAGAGGCACATCTACGACCGGCAGGAGTTCGTGCGCTTCGACAGCCGCCGCGGCAGGTACGAGGCCGTGGCGGAGCTGGGCGAGGACTGGGCTGCCTACTGGAACAGCCAGCCCGAGATCCTCCAGAACACGCGCGGCGCGGCGCAGCGCTTCTGCCGCCACAACCACGAGGCCTGGGCGCTGCTCATCGCCATGCAGG gcagcttTTTCGGGGGTGGCCCCTCGCCTGCAAAATACCTCGCCTCTTGA